A genomic window from Micromonospora violae includes:
- a CDS encoding ABC transporter ATP-binding protein has product MSGEALLRVRGVHRRFGTGPTVVHALRGVSFDVATGSMVALVGRSGSGKTTLLNVIGGLDRPDAGTVHVDGTDVTALDEDGLSRLRREKVSYVFQSFGLIPVLSAAENVAAPLRMARVDPVERERRVELLLELIGLADHARQRPAELSGGQQQRVAIARALAASPQLLLADEPTGQLDAETGLSVMALLRGIVEAEGVTVLVSTHDPVMMALADRVIRIHDGHLDEDAAGPSYAPAEDAG; this is encoded by the coding sequence ATGAGCGGCGAGGCGCTGCTGCGCGTACGCGGCGTACACCGGCGTTTCGGCACCGGGCCGACCGTCGTACACGCCCTGCGCGGCGTGTCGTTCGACGTGGCCACCGGTTCGATGGTGGCACTCGTCGGCCGGTCCGGCTCCGGCAAGACCACCCTGCTCAACGTCATCGGTGGCCTGGACCGCCCGGACGCCGGCACCGTGCACGTCGACGGCACCGACGTCACCGCGCTCGACGAGGACGGCCTGTCCCGGCTGCGGCGCGAGAAGGTGTCGTACGTCTTCCAGAGCTTCGGGTTGATCCCGGTGCTGTCGGCCGCGGAGAACGTCGCCGCCCCGCTGCGGATGGCCCGCGTCGACCCCGTCGAGCGCGAGCGGCGGGTCGAGCTGCTGCTGGAGCTGATCGGCCTGGCCGACCACGCTCGGCAGCGGCCGGCCGAGCTGTCCGGCGGCCAGCAGCAGCGGGTGGCGATCGCCCGCGCGTTGGCCGCCTCCCCCCAGCTTCTGCTCGCCGACGAGCCCACCGGGCAACTGGACGCCGAGACGGGCCTGTCGGTGATGGCCCTGCTGCGCGGGATCGTGGAGGCCGAAGGCGTCACCGTACTGGTGTCGACGCACGACCCGGTGATGATGGCCCTGGCCGACCGGGTGATCCGCATCCACGACGGGCACCTCGACGAGGACGCGGCCGGGCCGTCGTACGCCCCTGCGGAGGACGCCGGGTGA
- a CDS encoding RNA polymerase sigma factor, which translates to MSDELLVVRCQLGEREAFTELVQGWHPAVERYVGRMLGRSDDDVVQEIWLAVVTGLPKLRQPDRFAPWLFAIARRAVLNRLRDAYRRPEPEPIDDLPGDDEAEEVVNRETLAGALAALPAREREVLMLFYLEDQSLDACAQICGVPVGTIKSRLNRSRALLRQELLRKGYEA; encoded by the coding sequence ATGAGCGATGAGTTGCTGGTGGTCCGCTGTCAGTTGGGTGAGCGGGAGGCGTTCACCGAGCTGGTGCAGGGCTGGCATCCGGCGGTCGAGCGGTACGTCGGGCGGATGCTGGGCCGGTCCGACGACGATGTGGTGCAGGAGATCTGGTTGGCGGTCGTCACAGGGCTGCCGAAGCTGCGGCAACCGGACCGGTTCGCCCCGTGGCTGTTCGCCATCGCGCGCCGCGCGGTGCTGAACCGGCTGCGGGACGCGTACCGGCGCCCGGAACCCGAGCCGATCGACGACCTGCCGGGCGACGACGAGGCGGAGGAGGTCGTCAACCGGGAGACGCTCGCCGGGGCGCTGGCGGCGCTCCCCGCCCGGGAACGGGAGGTGCTGATGCTGTTCTACCTGGAGGATCAGTCGCTGGACGCCTGCGCGCAGATCTGCGGCGTACCCGTCGGCACGATCAAGTCCCGCCTCAACCGCTCACGCGCCCTGTTGCGTCAGGAACTGCTCAGGAAGGGGTACGAGGCATGA
- a CDS encoding FtsX-like permease family protein: MKRWLTRRRPVPHWPSIRGRGRTDAGPLLLTAAVIAAVALLAGAAPALLRAAADNAVEDAVRSAGPDANVLVHANFERDDGPTGGRVRMPDLADEVDDFRAQATYALGPDLDAALLPPVAVVDGPILRITAGNVPRTFRFSYLADDPGGPDMTWIAGTAPGPAVSDEYVEVPYGGPPWPVQVGLSEADAAALDLGPGDRIPAKDDQGHDHDIRVSGIYRPTESADPAWQLAPELLRPVPGVDGVGTTRFAGLLSRESLPDARLALDEDQLRRTVHFAPVPDALTWDSTTTLAGQVVTLKATSGSSSDRAESLKWESQLDTALRDARNRSSAAWAQAAGLLTGVLTATVLVLLLAADLLVRRRTPVLSAARQRGAALPDLGAELLIESTVVSLSAAAVGLALARTAAPGVSWTWAVPVVLAGVVAGPAFGTLAAARASRDRRQPANPTARRWIRATGHLRRAAVEAAVLIAAVAAFVTLHQRGLLPDVSDGDTGELTGDLILPVSALTLGALVGALVLLRLVPLGARFALRQSLRSRRPLAVFGAAQAATTAGRALPLLVLVSTTALASFALILGSTVTRGLADGAWSTVGADARLDIGADATAATPALAERIAAAPGVRQVVVAQVTDSARVFSDSTLLTPRLVIVDTAAFQRLLATTALPDAPALARLTAPGPGDVPALVRSSDGELRTGSRLQLPRDDAPAIRLTAVGTAPSVGGATDVVIVDAAALADAGLPAVPNTVWVTGPGAARAVSNTGVAADVVLRADVLRAQRVAPLTAGLLRLAWTAAAVLLALGLLGLTLAAAAGASQRWQTLTRLRTLGLRPRDVRWVAAGELLPPVVVAAVCGPLLGALLARLTLGPLDLRLLTGQATDPAVVLPWWLLGLVGVALLAAATTVVPVESALRRRDRLSEVLRAGE; the protein is encoded by the coding sequence GTGAAGCGGTGGCTGACCCGCCGGCGGCCGGTGCCACACTGGCCCAGCATCCGTGGTCGCGGCCGTACCGACGCCGGACCGCTGCTGCTCACCGCCGCCGTCATTGCGGCCGTCGCGCTGCTCGCCGGGGCCGCGCCGGCGCTGCTGCGCGCCGCCGCCGACAACGCCGTCGAGGACGCGGTCCGCAGCGCCGGGCCGGACGCGAACGTCCTCGTACACGCCAACTTCGAACGCGACGACGGACCGACCGGCGGGCGGGTCCGGATGCCCGACCTCGCCGACGAGGTCGACGACTTCCGTGCCCAGGCGACCTACGCGCTCGGGCCCGACCTGGACGCCGCGCTGCTCCCGCCCGTCGCCGTCGTCGACGGCCCGATCCTGCGCATCACCGCCGGCAACGTGCCGCGTACCTTCCGATTCAGCTACCTGGCCGACGACCCCGGCGGCCCCGACATGACCTGGATCGCCGGCACCGCGCCCGGCCCCGCCGTCTCCGACGAGTACGTCGAGGTCCCCTACGGCGGACCACCCTGGCCGGTGCAGGTCGGCCTCTCCGAGGCGGACGCCGCCGCACTCGACCTCGGCCCCGGCGACCGAATCCCGGCCAAGGACGACCAGGGTCACGACCACGACATCCGCGTCAGCGGGATCTACCGGCCCACGGAGAGCGCCGACCCCGCCTGGCAACTCGCCCCGGAGCTGCTGCGCCCCGTGCCCGGCGTCGACGGCGTCGGGACCACCCGCTTCGCCGGCCTGCTGTCGCGCGAGTCGTTACCGGACGCCCGGCTCGCCCTCGACGAGGACCAACTGCGGCGTACCGTCCATTTCGCACCTGTTCCCGATGCGCTCACCTGGGACAGCACCACGACGCTCGCCGGCCAGGTGGTCACGCTCAAGGCCACCTCCGGCTCGTCGAGCGACCGCGCAGAATCCCTGAAGTGGGAGTCGCAGCTCGACACCGCCCTGCGCGATGCCCGGAATCGCAGCAGCGCCGCCTGGGCACAGGCCGCCGGCCTGCTCACCGGGGTGCTGACCGCCACGGTACTGGTCCTGCTGCTCGCCGCCGACCTGCTGGTCCGCCGCCGTACCCCGGTGCTGAGCGCCGCCCGGCAGCGTGGGGCGGCGCTACCCGACCTCGGCGCGGAGCTGCTCATCGAGTCCACAGTGGTGTCCCTGTCCGCCGCCGCTGTCGGGCTCGCGCTCGCCCGTACGGCCGCTCCGGGCGTCTCCTGGACCTGGGCCGTTCCCGTGGTCCTCGCCGGTGTCGTCGCCGGGCCGGCATTCGGCACCCTCGCCGCCGCCCGCGCCAGCCGCGACCGACGCCAACCCGCCAACCCGACCGCCCGGCGCTGGATCCGGGCCACCGGCCACCTGCGCCGCGCCGCCGTGGAGGCCGCCGTCCTGATCGCCGCGGTCGCCGCCTTCGTCACCCTGCACCAACGCGGGCTCCTGCCCGACGTCTCCGACGGCGACACCGGTGAGCTGACCGGCGACCTGATCCTGCCCGTCAGCGCCCTCACGCTGGGCGCGCTCGTCGGCGCGCTCGTCCTGCTGCGGCTCGTGCCCCTCGGAGCACGGTTCGCACTCCGCCAGTCCCTGCGCTCGCGCCGCCCGCTGGCCGTGTTCGGTGCCGCGCAGGCGGCCACCACGGCCGGGCGCGCGCTGCCGCTGCTGGTCCTGGTCAGCACCACGGCGCTCGCGTCGTTCGCGCTCATCCTCGGCAGCACCGTCACCCGAGGGCTGGCCGACGGCGCGTGGAGCACCGTCGGCGCCGACGCCCGCCTCGACATCGGTGCCGACGCCACCGCCGCCACGCCGGCTCTCGCCGAGCGCATCGCCGCCGCACCCGGGGTACGGCAGGTCGTCGTCGCGCAGGTGACCGACTCGGCCCGCGTCTTCAGCGACTCGACACTGCTCACCCCACGCCTGGTCATTGTGGACACCGCCGCGTTCCAGCGTCTGCTGGCCACCACCGCGCTGCCCGACGCGCCGGCGCTGGCCCGGCTCACGGCACCCGGTCCCGGGGACGTCCCCGCGCTGGTCCGATCGAGCGACGGCGAGCTGCGGACCGGCAGCCGGCTGCAACTGCCCCGCGACGACGCCCCGGCGATCCGACTCACCGCGGTCGGCACCGCTCCCTCCGTCGGCGGCGCCACCGACGTCGTCATCGTGGACGCCGCCGCCCTCGCCGACGCCGGGCTGCCCGCCGTCCCGAACACCGTCTGGGTGACCGGCCCCGGCGCGGCGCGGGCCGTGTCGAACACCGGCGTCGCCGCCGACGTGGTGCTGCGCGCGGACGTCCTGCGGGCGCAGCGCGTGGCTCCACTGACCGCGGGGCTGCTGCGGCTGGCGTGGACGGCCGCCGCGGTGCTGCTGGCGCTGGGGCTGCTCGGCCTCACGCTCGCCGCCGCCGCCGGTGCCTCGCAGCGGTGGCAGACCCTGACCCGGCTGCGGACCCTCGGCCTGCGACCACGCGACGTCCGCTGGGTCGCCGCCGGAGAGCTGCTGCCGCCGGTCGTGGTCGCCGCGGTGTGCGGCCCCCTCCTCGGGGCCCTGCTCGCCCGCCTGACGCTCGGCCCGCTCGACCTGCGGCTGCTCACCGGCCAGGCCACCGACCCGGCGGTGGTCCTGCCGTGGTGGCTGCTCGGCCTGGTGGGCGTGGCGCTGCTGGCGGCGGCCACCACTGTCGTACCGGTCGAGTCGGCGCTGCGGCGACGCGATCGGCTGAGTGAGGTGCTCCGCGCCGGCGAGTGA
- a CDS encoding TetR/AcrR family transcriptional regulator, with translation MARTREFDLDAAVDAAMDVFRRKGYEGTSMRDLSEATGLGSGSIYAAFGSKDGLYLAVLDLYRQRYATPMVDLLRSGNDARAVIREVFIGSVDDITGDGRHLSCLIVGASMERAHQDVRVADRLRSTTQSLEAALYDLLAEAQLRGQITSDRSATDLAGFLVTSLQGLRVMGAINPDRAALTRYAEVALTCLD, from the coding sequence GTGGCCCGCACCCGTGAGTTCGACCTCGACGCCGCGGTCGACGCTGCCATGGACGTGTTCCGGCGCAAGGGCTACGAGGGCACCTCCATGCGTGACCTCTCCGAGGCGACCGGTTTGGGCAGCGGCTCCATCTACGCCGCGTTCGGCAGTAAGGACGGCCTCTACCTGGCGGTGCTCGACCTGTACCGGCAGCGCTACGCCACCCCGATGGTCGATCTGCTGCGCTCGGGCAACGACGCGCGGGCGGTCATCCGTGAGGTGTTCATCGGTTCGGTTGACGACATCACCGGCGACGGCCGGCACCTCTCCTGCCTCATCGTCGGCGCGTCGATGGAGCGGGCCCACCAGGACGTACGGGTCGCCGACCGGCTCCGCTCGACCACCCAGTCCCTGGAGGCGGCGCTCTACGACCTGCTGGCCGAGGCGCAGTTGCGGGGCCAGATCACGTCCGACCGCAGCGCCACGGATCTGGCCGGCTTCCTGGTGACCAGCCTTCAGGGCCTGCGGGTGATGGGCGCCATCAACCCGGACCGGGCGGCGCTGACGCGCTACGCCGAGGTCGCGCTCACCTGCCTGGACTGA
- a CDS encoding DUF6458 family protein, protein MGIGTSIFLIALGAILTFALDASVGGINLDVVGWILMAAGVLGLIMTTLIWGRRRQVVSTTEQPVEYQRVEERRDIAPPL, encoded by the coding sequence GTGGGTATCGGCACCAGCATCTTCCTGATCGCGCTCGGCGCGATCCTCACCTTCGCACTGGACGCCAGCGTCGGCGGCATCAACCTCGATGTGGTCGGCTGGATCCTGATGGCGGCCGGTGTGCTCGGCCTGATCATGACCACGCTGATCTGGGGTCGTCGCCGCCAGGTCGTCAGCACCACGGAGCAGCCGGTGGAGTACCAGCGGGTCGAGGAGCGGCGGGACATCGCCCCGCCGCTGTGA
- a CDS encoding ABC transporter ATP-binding protein produces the protein MPSTPLSLPQPSARAPEFGRDALIVCENLVRIYQTGSIEVQALQGLDLAVQSGELVAVVGASGSGKSTLLSILAGIDAPTAGRVRVDKWNLLTMSRADRVNYRRHTVGFVRQQTASNLIPYLTAREMVDLPMTAARTAKAERRERAADLLDSLGVADCADRRPGQLSGGQQMRVAIAVALANQPRVLLADEPTGELDAATSAEVFGVLRDVNRRYGVTVVVVTHDPEVSGQVERTVAIRDGRTSSEVLRRTTTNAEGDTHMIAEEYAVMDRAGRVQVPREFRQALALTRRVRLALEPDHITIRPDSGSGE, from the coding sequence ATGCCCAGCACCCCGCTGTCCCTGCCGCAACCCTCCGCGCGGGCCCCCGAGTTCGGCCGGGACGCGCTCATCGTCTGCGAGAACCTGGTGCGGATCTACCAGACCGGTTCCATCGAGGTGCAGGCGCTCCAGGGACTGGACCTGGCCGTGCAGAGCGGTGAACTGGTCGCCGTCGTCGGTGCCTCCGGGTCGGGCAAGTCGACGCTGCTCTCCATCCTGGCCGGCATCGACGCCCCCACCGCCGGGCGGGTCCGGGTCGACAAGTGGAATCTGCTGACGATGTCCCGCGCGGACCGGGTGAACTACCGGCGGCACACCGTCGGGTTCGTCCGCCAGCAGACGGCGAGCAACCTGATCCCGTACCTGACCGCACGGGAGATGGTGGACCTGCCGATGACGGCGGCCCGCACCGCGAAGGCGGAACGCCGGGAGCGCGCGGCCGACCTGCTGGACAGCCTCGGTGTCGCCGACTGCGCCGACCGGCGCCCCGGGCAACTCTCCGGCGGGCAGCAGATGCGGGTCGCGATCGCGGTGGCGCTGGCCAACCAGCCGCGGGTCCTGCTCGCCGACGAGCCGACCGGCGAACTGGACGCCGCCACGTCCGCGGAGGTCTTCGGGGTGCTGCGCGACGTCAACCGGCGCTACGGCGTCACCGTCGTCGTGGTGACCCACGATCCGGAGGTCAGCGGCCAGGTCGAACGGACCGTCGCGATCCGCGACGGGCGCACCAGCAGCGAGGTGCTGCGCCGCACGACCACCAACGCGGAGGGCGACACCCACATGATCGCCGAGGAGTACGCCGTGATGGACCGGGCCGGGCGGGTCCAGGTGCCCCGCGAGTTCCGTCAGGCGCTGGCGCTGACCCGACGGGTTCGGCTGGCCCTGGAACCCGACCACATCACGATCCGCCCCGACTCGGGAAGCGGCGAATGA
- a CDS encoding NAD-dependent epimerase/dehydratase family protein: MRLLVLGGTGFVGGATVIEAVRRGWSVTVFNRGLHGTVPPGVHRLRGDRTAPDGLAALAGGEWDVAVDTWDGAPRAAGDAARALVNAVGHYVYVSSGSVYTDHAATGLHEDSPVVDADPDAVDGDYPQLKAGAEHAVRGVFGQRALIARAGLILGPGEDIGRLPWWLRRIERGGDVLAPGPADLPVQYVDVRDLAGWMVDAGARRVGGTVNAVGRPGQTTMGELLDACVAATGADARLRWTEPATILAAGVQPWSDLPIWLPRGHPYRGLLERDVTRALAAGLTCRPVTETVEDTWRWLREVGAVPPRAGRPLHSSIGLDPAREAAVLAA, translated from the coding sequence ATGAGACTGCTGGTGCTGGGCGGTACGGGTTTCGTGGGCGGCGCGACAGTCATCGAGGCGGTGCGCCGCGGCTGGTCGGTGACGGTGTTCAACCGGGGGCTGCACGGCACGGTGCCGCCCGGCGTGCACCGGTTGCGGGGTGACCGCACCGCGCCGGACGGCCTGGCGGCGCTGGCCGGCGGCGAGTGGGACGTGGCGGTGGACACCTGGGACGGTGCCCCGCGGGCCGCCGGCGATGCCGCCCGCGCCCTCGTCAACGCGGTCGGCCACTACGTGTACGTGTCCAGCGGCTCCGTCTACACCGACCACGCCGCCACCGGGTTGCATGAGGACTCCCCGGTGGTGGACGCCGACCCGGACGCCGTCGACGGCGACTACCCGCAGCTCAAGGCCGGTGCCGAGCACGCCGTGCGGGGGGTGTTCGGGCAGCGCGCGCTGATCGCCCGGGCCGGTCTGATCCTCGGCCCGGGTGAGGACATCGGCCGGCTGCCCTGGTGGCTGCGGCGCATCGAGCGCGGCGGGGACGTGCTCGCCCCCGGGCCGGCCGACCTGCCGGTGCAGTACGTCGACGTCCGCGACCTGGCGGGGTGGATGGTGGACGCGGGCGCCCGGCGGGTGGGCGGCACGGTCAACGCGGTCGGCCGTCCGGGGCAGACCACCATGGGCGAGCTGCTCGACGCGTGCGTGGCCGCCACCGGTGCCGACGCCCGGCTGCGCTGGACCGAACCGGCGACCATCCTCGCCGCCGGCGTGCAGCCCTGGAGCGACCTGCCGATCTGGCTGCCGCGCGGCCACCCCTACCGGGGGTTGCTGGAACGGGACGTGACCCGCGCGCTGGCCGCCGGGTTGACCTGCCGGCCGGTGACCGAGACCGTCGAGGACACCTGGCGTTGGCTGCGCGAGGTCGGCGCGGTTCCGCCGCGCGCCGGCCGACCGCTGCACAGCTCGATCGGGCTGGACCCGGCCCGGGAGGCCGCCGTCCTGGCCGCCTGA
- a CDS encoding FtsX-like permease family protein: MRLVRRRARAQWPLLAALLGVVTIGATLLGTCTLLITHTAERALEVAMARAAPATVDVTVYTGTVEGPDTRSVAADTRTEVSAALAPFPATTTARASTVLRALPPALAKGTTVPAQAYLSGLDDLPTRAELVTGRWPQHPGDAVLLESTAQLLDLTPGRRVRLGAELAHAPVPAIDVTVVGVVRPLAGRGWDRDPLAAAGSAIGYRDGRFMQPVNAYGPFLVDLADLVTTGATVDRMEITAHPDLSHNNRRDLATVAEAIHSADRRLAATLGGRVQLARVASDLPLTLRAADDQQRVTAAVVLAIAALGGVLAATALVLAGRLTAGIRADETALRSALGTSRRQLAATATLEAGLVAAVAAALAIPASSALHAALTHLPPLDDAGLTVRPIIAGAQVLAVTGGALVLAAVLTVLAIRPVPAPGDQRTRRELLARSGVDLMLAVFAAAGWWQLYAQPTAASPRADTVRVLAPALLLTAGAALALRVILPALRGVDRLAYRARGLALPLAISEAARRPQAVAAGLLVGLACAAGTFGLAFDNTWHQSQRDQAALSVGTDLALTLSAAPAAGDGAAVSAATTGAVSPALNRATTVGQWLGTAGDAPRLVAVDTTRATALLRGRLGHDREWADVGAALAPRTHITGLAIPNGAPLVLSGTADGDTPLTVTPRLLLQDATGLRTSCTAPAVPLNGQEFRLPACATADGLRLVAVALPVTADTVGGSVAVAVTLTVPPGGPAQRPTDGSDWTATSAPPVPNRLRDPSVTVSTTPTGTALRMAATVDLGGAEDAARTLVATAFPDPGPVPVAVSDRFASEVGAGSGSELSVTIGITPVPIVVTEVVPTVPSAPGAVAILADLDTLSRARVVTGDLSFPVDAWWVGHPTTPDAAERATNLHLGSVATLDAETARLVGGPLRAGLPAALRLIVPAAALLLLAGVVLHVTCDLQVRAVEVARLRGLGMSRRDIRAVLLGQHAGVLLPLLAAGATVGALATRVVAPLLVRSDTGATPVPTPQPHWPWPAEAALLAVLLAGCVLAVAVVVTVQVRRADAAHLRVAP; encoded by the coding sequence ATGAGGCTGGTCCGCCGGCGCGCCCGCGCGCAGTGGCCGTTGCTGGCCGCCCTCCTCGGGGTCGTCACCATCGGCGCGACCCTGCTGGGTACCTGCACCCTGCTGATCACCCACACCGCGGAGCGGGCGCTGGAGGTCGCCATGGCCCGCGCCGCGCCCGCCACCGTCGACGTGACCGTCTACACCGGCACCGTCGAGGGCCCGGACACGCGGTCGGTCGCCGCCGACACCCGCACCGAGGTGTCCGCCGCGCTCGCACCGTTCCCGGCGACCACCACCGCCCGGGCGTCGACGGTGCTGCGGGCGCTGCCGCCCGCGCTGGCCAAGGGCACCACCGTCCCGGCCCAGGCATACCTGTCGGGGTTGGACGACCTGCCGACCCGAGCCGAGTTGGTCACCGGGCGCTGGCCACAGCACCCGGGCGACGCGGTGCTGCTGGAGTCCACCGCACAACTGCTCGACCTCACCCCCGGTCGCCGGGTGCGCCTCGGCGCCGAGCTGGCCCACGCGCCCGTCCCGGCCATCGACGTGACAGTCGTCGGTGTGGTACGCCCACTCGCCGGGCGCGGCTGGGACCGCGACCCGCTGGCTGCGGCCGGCTCCGCCATCGGCTACCGGGACGGCCGCTTCATGCAGCCGGTCAACGCCTACGGCCCGTTCCTCGTCGACCTCGCCGACCTGGTCACCACCGGCGCCACCGTCGACCGGATGGAGATCACCGCCCATCCGGACCTGTCCCACAACAACCGCCGCGACCTGGCGACCGTGGCCGAGGCCATCCACAGCGCCGACCGCCGCCTGGCCGCCACCCTCGGCGGCCGTGTCCAGCTCGCACGTGTCGCCTCCGACCTGCCGCTGACCCTGCGCGCCGCCGACGACCAACAGCGCGTCACCGCCGCCGTCGTGCTCGCCATCGCCGCCCTCGGCGGTGTCCTCGCCGCCACGGCACTCGTCCTCGCCGGCCGGCTGACCGCGGGCATCCGCGCCGACGAGACCGCCCTGCGGTCCGCCCTGGGCACCAGCCGCCGCCAACTCGCCGCCACCGCGACACTCGAGGCCGGGCTCGTCGCGGCGGTCGCCGCCGCGCTCGCCATACCGGCCTCGTCGGCCCTGCACGCCGCCCTGACCCACCTGCCGCCGCTGGACGACGCCGGCCTGACCGTCCGACCAATCATCGCCGGTGCCCAGGTCCTCGCGGTCACCGGCGGCGCGCTGGTGCTCGCCGCCGTCCTCACCGTCCTGGCGATCCGGCCCGTCCCGGCACCCGGCGACCAACGCACCCGCCGCGAACTGCTGGCCCGATCCGGCGTCGACCTGATGCTCGCGGTGTTCGCCGCCGCCGGATGGTGGCAGCTGTACGCGCAGCCCACCGCCGCCAGCCCACGCGCCGACACGGTCCGGGTGCTCGCGCCGGCCCTCCTGCTCACCGCGGGCGCCGCCCTGGCCCTGCGGGTGATCCTGCCCGCCCTGCGCGGCGTCGACCGGCTGGCGTACCGCGCCCGCGGGCTGGCGCTCCCGCTGGCGATCTCCGAGGCCGCCCGCCGGCCACAGGCGGTCGCCGCCGGGCTGCTCGTCGGGCTGGCCTGCGCGGCCGGAACCTTCGGCCTCGCCTTCGACAACACCTGGCACCAGTCGCAGCGCGACCAGGCGGCGCTCTCCGTCGGCACCGACCTGGCACTCACCCTCAGCGCGGCGCCGGCCGCCGGAGACGGCGCTGCCGTCAGCGCGGCCACCACGGGGGCGGTGAGCCCCGCCCTCAACCGTGCCACCACCGTCGGTCAGTGGCTCGGCACCGCCGGCGACGCGCCCCGCCTGGTCGCCGTCGACACCACCCGCGCGACCGCGCTGCTGCGCGGGCGACTGGGCCACGACCGCGAATGGGCGGACGTGGGCGCCGCGCTGGCACCACGCACCCACATCACCGGCCTCGCCATCCCGAACGGCGCCCCGCTCGTCCTGAGCGGAACCGCCGACGGCGACACACCGCTCACCGTGACACCCCGGCTGCTGCTACAGGACGCCACCGGCCTCCGCACGTCCTGCACCGCTCCCGCCGTACCACTGAACGGGCAGGAGTTTCGGCTGCCCGCCTGCGCGACGGCGGACGGGCTGCGCCTCGTCGCGGTCGCCCTGCCGGTCACCGCCGACACGGTCGGCGGATCCGTCGCCGTGGCCGTCACGCTCACCGTGCCGCCCGGCGGGCCGGCGCAGCGGCCCACCGACGGATCGGACTGGACCGCCACGTCCGCACCGCCGGTCCCGAACAGGCTGCGCGACCCGAGCGTCACGGTGTCCACCACCCCGACGGGAACCGCGCTGCGGATGGCCGCGACCGTCGACCTCGGCGGCGCCGAGGACGCCGCCCGCACCCTCGTCGCCACCGCCTTCCCCGACCCCGGCCCGGTGCCCGTCGCCGTCTCCGACCGCTTCGCCAGCGAGGTCGGCGCCGGCAGCGGCAGCGAGCTCAGCGTCACGATCGGCATCACGCCCGTCCCGATCGTCGTCACCGAGGTCGTGCCGACCGTACCGTCCGCCCCCGGCGCCGTCGCCATCCTCGCCGACCTGGACACACTGTCGCGCGCACGCGTCGTCACCGGCGACCTTTCGTTCCCGGTCGACGCCTGGTGGGTCGGCCACCCCACCACTCCCGACGCCGCCGAGCGGGCCACCAACCTGCACCTGGGCAGCGTCGCGACCCTCGACGCGGAGACCGCCCGGCTCGTCGGCGGCCCGCTACGCGCCGGGCTGCCGGCCGCACTCCGGCTCATCGTCCCGGCCGCCGCCCTGCTGCTGCTCGCCGGAGTCGTCCTGCACGTCACCTGCGACCTGCAGGTCCGCGCCGTCGAGGTGGCGCGGCTGCGCGGGCTGGGCATGTCCCGGCGCGACATCCGGGCCGTCCTGCTCGGCCAACACGCCGGCGTGCTGCTGCCCCTGCTCGCGGCGGGCGCGACCGTCGGCGCGCTCGCCACCCGCGTCGTCGCCCCCCTGCTCGTACGCTCCGACACCGGCGCCACCCCCGTCCCGACCCCCCAGCCACACTGGCCGTGGCCAGCGGAGGCCGCGCTGCTCGCCGTCCTGCTGGCCGGATGCGTGCTGGCGGTCGCCGTCGTGGTCACCGTCCAGGTCCGCCGGGCCGACGCCGCGCACCTGCGGGTGGCCCCGTGA